One Gimesia aquarii DNA segment encodes these proteins:
- a CDS encoding thymidylate kinase, translating into MSLLIAIEGIDGSGKGTQAERLLAKLKQEGIAASLVGFPRYDQTLFGKSIGDFLNGRFGQLDEVNPFLASLLYAGDRFESRDHILKMIESTQVVIFDRYIPSNIAHQGAKLSGKERSEFIQWIEQIEYQIFGLPRLDLAILLDLPADYAQKLVAEKQARSYTEKIADLQEADQSYLANVRQVYLHLAEVNQHWRKINSLNEDQLRSIDEIGDEIWSHVTSLL; encoded by the coding sequence GTGTCATTGTTAATTGCGATAGAAGGCATTGATGGTTCAGGCAAAGGAACACAGGCAGAGAGATTGCTTGCAAAATTAAAGCAAGAAGGAATCGCTGCAAGCCTGGTCGGTTTTCCCCGCTACGATCAAACACTATTTGGTAAGTCCATTGGAGATTTTTTAAATGGGCGTTTCGGACAACTTGATGAAGTTAATCCGTTCCTTGCATCGCTGCTGTACGCCGGAGATCGTTTTGAATCTCGAGACCATATTCTCAAAATGATTGAATCCACGCAGGTCGTTATATTTGACCGCTACATACCTTCTAATATCGCACATCAGGGGGCAAAGCTCTCTGGCAAAGAGCGGAGCGAATTTATTCAATGGATTGAGCAAATCGAATATCAGATATTTGGTTTGCCTCGATTGGATTTGGCGATTCTTTTGGATTTGCCCGCAGACTACGCTCAGAAACTCGTAGCAGAAAAGCAGGCTCGCTCTTATACCGAAAAAATCGCCGACCTACAGGAAGCCGATCAATCGTACTTAGCAAACGTCAGACAGGTCTACCTGCACCTGGCTGAAGTAAATCAGCATTGGCGAAAAATTAATAGCTTGAATGAGGATCAACTGCGATCCATTGATGAGATAGGAGACGAAATCTGGTCTCATGTTACTTCGTTACTCTGA
- the ggt gene encoding gamma-glutamyltransferase: MFIKFYSRKSFTNIMLSFTLIIAVFCNPQFGFSETPPTDQQERVYQKAVVAADHPLASAAGIAILKAGGNVVDAAVATSFALSVLRPASCGLGGGGFMVIWDERQQKSIVIDYRERAPAAATPDMYAKLPSTDEQRKLASRQGPLAVAVPGTVAGLCYAVKEYGTLDLKTVIQPAILMARKGVPINDHMRSIQNTMLRRIKNGTLNPKRFQILFDEYLNQGKPWKENDRFFSPQLKSLELIAEKGWAGFYEGPVADAMVKACGKQHGGILTLEDLMKTQPVIRKPLTTNFNGYTILTMPPPSSGGIAIIESFNMIKSLEKELLGYSFGKLQIHSPKQIHLLTEVMKHAYADRAEYLGDSDFVPVPIQRLTNQNYAKQLASRINVEQTKPLKDYGRYIPPQDAGTSHFSVMDAAGNAVACTETINLTFGSKVVIPEYGIVMNNEMDDFAAISGKPNAFGLIQSKANEIEPGKKPLSSMSPTIVTKDGKAVFSAGASGGPRIISSTLQVLLNMIVYGLPPEQAVEFPRIHHQWMPNDLVLESKLFNQNGSKLKKFGHRIKESSGIAATQAVSRQSDGLRGQSDSRKHGAAAGY; the protein is encoded by the coding sequence ATGTTTATAAAATTTTACAGTCGTAAATCTTTTACGAATATCATGTTAAGTTTTACGTTAATCATTGCTGTTTTTTGCAATCCACAATTCGGATTTTCAGAAACTCCACCTACAGATCAGCAGGAAAGAGTATATCAAAAGGCGGTTGTCGCTGCAGATCATCCTTTGGCGAGTGCGGCTGGAATCGCCATTCTTAAAGCAGGCGGCAATGTTGTGGATGCAGCCGTTGCCACTTCCTTTGCGCTTTCTGTTCTCAGACCAGCCAGTTGTGGTCTGGGAGGAGGCGGCTTTATGGTGATCTGGGATGAAAGGCAGCAGAAATCTATCGTCATTGATTATCGGGAAAGAGCTCCTGCCGCCGCGACTCCAGACATGTATGCTAAGCTACCAAGTACTGATGAACAGCGTAAATTAGCTAGCCGTCAGGGACCTTTGGCAGTGGCAGTTCCAGGCACCGTGGCCGGATTATGTTATGCCGTGAAAGAATATGGAACTTTAGATTTAAAGACCGTGATACAGCCAGCAATTTTGATGGCGAGAAAAGGAGTACCTATCAATGATCACATGAGGTCAATTCAAAATACCATGTTAAGGCGAATTAAAAATGGAACTTTGAATCCTAAACGATTTCAAATACTGTTTGATGAGTATTTGAATCAAGGTAAGCCCTGGAAAGAAAACGATCGTTTTTTCAGTCCGCAATTAAAGTCACTCGAATTAATTGCAGAAAAAGGTTGGGCTGGTTTTTACGAGGGCCCCGTTGCTGATGCCATGGTTAAAGCTTGTGGAAAGCAACATGGAGGCATATTGACTCTTGAGGATTTGATGAAAACTCAGCCAGTCATTCGAAAACCTCTTACTACAAACTTCAATGGATATACAATCTTAACAATGCCTCCACCTTCCAGCGGAGGCATTGCCATAATAGAGTCTTTCAACATGATCAAATCTTTAGAAAAGGAGTTATTAGGGTATTCGTTTGGAAAACTACAAATTCACTCTCCCAAGCAAATTCATTTGTTGACGGAAGTCATGAAACACGCCTATGCGGACCGTGCAGAATACTTGGGAGATTCTGATTTTGTACCTGTTCCAATTCAACGATTAACAAATCAGAACTATGCAAAACAGTTAGCATCACGCATCAATGTTGAGCAAACCAAACCGTTGAAAGACTACGGTCGTTATATTCCACCCCAGGATGCAGGGACTAGCCATTTTTCGGTGATGGATGCAGCTGGAAATGCGGTGGCTTGTACCGAGACAATTAACTTGACATTTGGTAGTAAAGTGGTGATTCCAGAATATGGAATCGTGATGAATAACGAGATGGATGATTTTGCAGCGATTTCTGGCAAACCTAATGCCTTTGGGTTGATTCAAAGTAAAGCAAATGAAATCGAACCTGGAAAAAAACCTCTTTCCAGTATGTCACCTACAATTGTAACTAAGGATGGAAAAGCAGTATTTTCAGCGGGTGCCTCTGGAGGTCCCAGAATTATTTCCAGTACACTCCAGGTTTTATTGAACATGATTGTATATGGATTGCCCCCGGAACAGGCCGTCGAATTTCCGCGCATTCACCATCAATGGATGCCCAATGACCTAGTACTCGAATCAAAACTATTTAATCAGAACGGTTCCAAGCTGAAGAAGTTCGGACATCGTATTAAAGAGAGTTCCGGAATCGCCGCCACTCAAGCAGTATCTCGTCAATCAGATGGTCTACGTGGCCAGAGCGACTCTCGAAAACATGGGGCTGCTGCCGGCTATTGA
- a CDS encoding HEAT repeat domain-containing protein, with amino-acid sequence MLAFIHKTTFFPFLISVAFLLNGCGGSNSNNQRSAKSNPFAPSNGNFAPARPRTPNRSNTERTQQSPDENSNIISQQKTGSVKKITKPKVNATSNQTNIITETRKRTLDSKSPGVAIIVRGVSGDEPMALPILQKEIRSSILNPSTNNLQKQGALTESSQQDFENFVFNKQLVVVVRPVPNDLFAFAQKLNWGKVKEIDLQNRIITVDTQLQQLNSTLLKNKAAAMQSEPPVKVSANTNSVKNNATENPTRPMMKTPEKKPGNSNDRDLKPRSGEETIDWALRVIAGSSPFAHDTACKQLARMTPDDSQLQRVSSVLAATLPLAKEGFRMKEHVNAMAVWYTKEATMAFAVLLADEKSVLVREEIIELLPKIHSETTAEVLVGRLSNREDLKDARQALKIMGQIAEKPVIRLLNHPNSSLRIEACKILQSIGTQEAVEALKIRAEVEESNVVKQLLSETQAGIQSKLSKPEK; translated from the coding sequence ATGTTGGCCTTCATTCATAAAACAACTTTTTTTCCTTTCCTAATTAGCGTGGCATTTCTTCTTAATGGATGCGGTGGATCGAATTCGAATAATCAACGTTCAGCAAAATCGAATCCGTTTGCCCCTTCGAATGGTAATTTTGCTCCAGCACGACCTCGGACACCAAACAGGTCAAACACCGAACGGACTCAACAGTCTCCTGACGAGAATTCCAACATCATTTCACAGCAGAAAACGGGATCTGTTAAAAAGATCACCAAACCAAAAGTCAACGCTACATCAAATCAAACCAATATTATCACAGAGACCCGTAAAAGAACTTTAGATAGCAAAAGTCCGGGAGTGGCCATCATTGTGCGTGGCGTCAGTGGAGATGAACCAATGGCATTGCCAATTCTCCAAAAAGAGATTCGCTCATCGATTTTGAACCCATCAACTAACAACTTACAAAAACAGGGCGCTCTTACAGAGTCCTCTCAACAAGATTTTGAAAATTTTGTTTTTAATAAACAACTCGTTGTGGTTGTGCGCCCCGTTCCAAATGATCTATTTGCATTTGCTCAAAAGCTCAACTGGGGAAAGGTGAAAGAAATCGATTTACAAAATCGAATTATCACTGTGGATACACAACTCCAACAACTCAACTCTACATTACTTAAGAACAAAGCGGCTGCTATGCAGTCAGAGCCTCCTGTCAAGGTATCTGCGAATACGAATTCCGTAAAAAATAATGCAACAGAAAATCCTACCAGACCAATGATGAAAACTCCCGAAAAGAAGCCTGGAAACTCTAATGATCGTGACTTAAAACCTCGTTCCGGTGAAGAAACGATCGACTGGGCTTTGCGTGTAATTGCTGGTTCCAGCCCGTTTGCACACGACACCGCCTGCAAACAATTGGCTCGTATGACACCAGACGATAGTCAACTTCAGCGTGTTTCATCTGTCTTGGCTGCGACATTACCCTTAGCCAAAGAAGGGTTTCGGATGAAGGAGCACGTCAATGCCATGGCGGTTTGGTATACGAAAGAAGCAACAATGGCATTTGCAGTCCTACTCGCTGATGAAAAATCAGTATTGGTACGTGAAGAAATCATTGAACTTCTTCCGAAAATTCACTCGGAAACAACTGCTGAAGTTCTTGTAGGCCGGCTTTCAAATCGAGAAGATTTGAAAGATGCCCGACAGGCACTTAAAATCATGGGGCAAATTGCAGAAAAACCAGTAATTCGGTTATTAAACCACCCTAACTCCTCACTGAGAATTGAAGCTTGTAAAATACTTCAATCAATAGGTACTCAGGAAGCAGTCGAAGCTCTTAAAATACGCGCTGAAGTTGAAGAGTCCAACGTCGTCAAACAACTCCTGTCAGAAACGCAGGCTGGCATTCAATCGAAATTGTCAAAGCCAGAAAAGTAA
- a CDS encoding sugar phosphate isomerase/epimerase family protein — MPKLAAFPKAFMDELCVSGEMTLRQWIDLATTLDIDGLEFYAGFLEMKDQKFWSEAKKMVTDQGLEIPMMCCSPDFTHPDESFRNKQIEAEKFWMEMTAALGGKYCRVLSGQRRPEVSREAGIQYAVSSIEACLPLAEKLGITLIIENHYKDNYWEYPEFAQMADVFCELVSRIDSPNFGVNYDPSNTILAGEDPLELLERVKHRIVTMHASDRYLIEGTIEDLRKEENSLGYASRLSHGVIGQGLNDYDAIFSQLKEVGFDSWISIEDGVNGIEELQKSATFLRAKVSQYWG; from the coding sequence ATGCCAAAATTAGCTGCGTTTCCTAAAGCCTTTATGGATGAGTTATGTGTTTCCGGAGAAATGACGCTTCGGCAGTGGATCGATTTGGCAACTACTCTTGATATTGATGGACTGGAATTTTATGCCGGCTTCCTGGAAATGAAGGATCAGAAATTTTGGTCGGAAGCGAAAAAAATGGTAACTGATCAGGGGTTAGAAATCCCCATGATGTGTTGTTCACCCGACTTTACCCACCCTGATGAATCATTTCGAAACAAACAAATCGAAGCTGAAAAATTCTGGATGGAAATGACGGCAGCATTGGGAGGGAAATATTGTCGGGTACTTTCAGGTCAAAGACGTCCGGAAGTCTCGCGTGAAGCAGGCATTCAATACGCGGTTTCTTCAATCGAAGCTTGCCTTCCCTTGGCTGAAAAATTGGGAATCACATTAATTATCGAAAATCATTACAAAGACAACTATTGGGAGTATCCAGAATTTGCCCAGATGGCCGATGTTTTCTGTGAGCTTGTGTCTCGCATTGATTCTCCAAATTTCGGTGTCAACTACGACCCTAGCAATACCATCCTGGCGGGAGAAGATCCATTAGAATTACTTGAGCGAGTGAAACATCGGATAGTCACCATGCATGCCAGCGACCGTTACTTAATTGAGGGCACTATTGAAGATTTACGAAAAGAAGAAAATAGCTTGGGATATGCAAGCCGACTGAGCCACGGTGTCATTGGCCAAGGACTCAATGATTATGATGCGATCTTCTCCCAACTGAAGGAAGTCGGTTTTGACAGTTGGATTAGTATCGAAGATGGCGTCAACGGGATAGAGGAATTGCAAAAAAGTGCAACTTTTCTCAGGGCAAAGGTGTCTCAATATTGGGGATAG
- a CDS encoding NAD(P)/FAD-dependent oxidoreductase, with product MSLKVTNIRLPVEIPEIELATHVAQKLGINTSDVQSYRIIRKSLDARSSHDLCFVYSAEVSVPDESGILRNLREDSSIQKYSAVEFDDPLCGKQPFSERPVIVGSGPAGLLAGYFLALKGYRPLIIERGFPVKERVPEIRRFDKGGDFQNENNYLFGEGGAGCFSDGKLTCRLSGPDVQWVLERFVDCGARSSIIYEHRPHLGSNKLPMICRNFRRKIDAMGGEFRFECRLEGLDVVDGQVQGVMTSSGYLKTAHVILGIGHSARDTYQMLYDLGVPMFRKAFQLGLRIEQPQNQVNEHKYGRQEYLSLLGAADYTMITKGKRDLYTFCMCAGGIVMPSVSEPNMFCTNGMSNSRHDTGYANSGIMTTIYPEEFGSDHPLAGIELQRKYESIAFELGEKNYLCPIQSTRDFLKQRKTEAGFRYQGTYQRGVVTANLNSVLPPIVISQIQNGLPIMDQKWRGAFLKNAILAGPEMRGSSPIRIDRDRQTYQAPEFRGLYPVGEGAGYAGGIVSAAVDGLLSAKKIVEEFASLELKASQ from the coding sequence ATGTCACTTAAAGTAACTAATATTCGTTTGCCAGTAGAAATACCCGAAATAGAGCTTGCCACTCATGTTGCTCAAAAATTGGGGATCAATACTTCAGATGTCCAGAGCTATCGAATCATTAGAAAAAGCCTGGATGCGCGTTCGAGCCACGATTTGTGTTTCGTGTATTCTGCAGAAGTGAGCGTACCAGACGAATCAGGAATACTCAGAAATCTTCGTGAAGATTCATCGATTCAAAAATATTCAGCAGTTGAATTTGATGATCCCCTCTGTGGCAAGCAGCCTTTTTCTGAAAGGCCTGTTATTGTCGGTTCTGGTCCTGCCGGGTTACTTGCGGGATATTTTTTAGCTTTAAAAGGGTATCGCCCGTTAATAATTGAGCGTGGTTTTCCTGTCAAAGAACGTGTACCTGAAATCAGACGTTTTGATAAAGGGGGCGATTTTCAGAACGAAAATAACTACCTCTTTGGAGAAGGTGGGGCAGGTTGTTTCAGTGATGGGAAACTGACCTGTCGGCTTAGTGGGCCTGACGTCCAGTGGGTTCTCGAACGTTTTGTAGATTGTGGAGCGCGGTCTTCAATCATTTATGAACACCGCCCTCACTTGGGAAGTAATAAGCTTCCAATGATATGTCGAAACTTTCGTCGTAAAATAGACGCGATGGGAGGAGAGTTTCGATTTGAATGTCGTTTGGAAGGACTCGATGTTGTTGATGGCCAAGTTCAGGGAGTGATGACATCTTCAGGTTATCTTAAAACAGCTCATGTGATTTTAGGAATCGGTCATAGTGCCCGCGATACTTACCAGATGCTATACGATCTGGGAGTTCCCATGTTTCGTAAAGCATTTCAGTTGGGGCTCAGAATCGAACAGCCTCAAAATCAAGTAAATGAACACAAATACGGTCGCCAGGAGTATCTTTCACTTTTGGGGGCTGCCGACTACACGATGATTACGAAAGGAAAACGTGATCTTTATACTTTTTGCATGTGCGCTGGCGGAATTGTAATGCCCAGTGTTTCAGAACCAAATATGTTTTGTACAAATGGCATGAGTAATTCAAGGCATGATACCGGATATGCTAATAGTGGGATCATGACGACCATTTATCCCGAGGAATTCGGGAGCGACCATCCTCTGGCAGGCATAGAACTCCAGAGAAAATATGAATCGATTGCCTTCGAGTTGGGAGAAAAAAATTATTTATGTCCCATTCAAAGTACGCGTGATTTTCTTAAGCAGCGAAAAACAGAAGCAGGTTTTCGATATCAGGGTACATATCAACGGGGAGTGGTCACTGCGAACTTGAATTCAGTACTACCCCCGATTGTGATTTCTCAAATTCAGAATGGATTGCCGATTATGGATCAGAAATGGCGCGGTGCATTTCTGAAGAATGCCATCTTAGCGGGTCCTGAAATGCGCGGCAGTTCTCCTATTCGAATTGATCGTGACCGTCAGACGTATCAGGCTCCAGAGTTCCGAGGTTTATACCCTGTAGGCGAAGGGGCAGGATATGCCGGCGGTATTGTATCTGCGGCAGTCGATGGTCTTTTGAGTGCTAAAAAAATAGTGGAAGAGTTCGCATCTTTGGAACTGAAAGCTTCACAATAA
- the mtaB gene encoding tRNA (N(6)-L-threonylcarbamoyladenosine(37)-C(2))-methylthiotransferase MtaB has protein sequence MTLTTSKADKTCQLVTLGCKVNQYETQLVKETLEKNGYREASANETADLCVVNTCTVTATGDSKGRKLIRQLSKNNPGTKILVMGCYATRDPKTVSELPDVFEVVTDKRELPDILERHGIVDMPTGISEFEGRKRAYVKVQDGCILRCTYCIIPKVRPGLQSRSPQDIEEEVRRLVGNGFREIVLTGIHVGHFGVDTTRGKSGLPPFRLWHLFRKLDQIPGDWRMRLSSVETAEINDDFISAAADCEHLCPQFHPSLQSGSDTVLRRMKRRYHVSRFLEKLQMMRERLDNPSFTTDVIIGFPGETDAEFEQTIHACQEAAFMKIHIFPFSARKGTPAATYENQISPEVRQNRCQQLAEIERSLAKNFYQTLIDQNLQILVERESEDRSGWVRGTDRWYAPVECRGSKVDIGKFVNAFGARAHREYLEAERIF, from the coding sequence ATGACACTCACAACTTCAAAAGCTGACAAAACATGCCAATTGGTAACTCTTGGCTGCAAGGTGAACCAATACGAAACTCAGCTGGTAAAAGAAACTCTGGAAAAAAATGGCTATCGCGAAGCATCAGCAAACGAAACAGCGGATCTCTGCGTTGTTAATACGTGTACCGTTACGGCAACAGGGGATTCTAAAGGACGTAAGTTAATTCGTCAGCTCTCAAAGAATAATCCTGGGACGAAAATTCTGGTTATGGGTTGTTATGCAACTCGAGATCCAAAAACGGTCTCTGAATTACCAGATGTATTTGAAGTCGTCACCGACAAACGAGAACTGCCAGATATCCTTGAACGGCATGGGATTGTCGATATGCCAACAGGTATCTCTGAATTCGAAGGGCGAAAGCGGGCTTACGTAAAGGTTCAGGACGGATGCATTTTACGTTGCACTTATTGCATCATTCCTAAAGTACGGCCCGGTTTGCAAAGTCGTTCTCCACAAGATATCGAAGAAGAAGTTCGACGTCTGGTGGGAAATGGTTTCCGAGAAATAGTTCTCACGGGTATCCACGTTGGTCATTTTGGCGTAGACACGACACGGGGAAAATCAGGACTGCCACCATTTCGACTTTGGCACCTGTTTCGAAAGCTTGACCAAATTCCCGGTGATTGGAGAATGCGACTTTCCAGCGTAGAAACCGCGGAAATCAATGATGACTTCATTTCAGCAGCCGCTGATTGTGAACACCTTTGCCCTCAGTTTCATCCTTCACTTCAAAGCGGATCAGACACAGTCCTGCGTCGTATGAAACGGCGATACCATGTCAGTCGATTTCTGGAAAAATTGCAAATGATGCGCGAACGCTTAGATAATCCGTCGTTCACAACTGACGTAATCATAGGATTTCCTGGTGAAACAGATGCAGAATTCGAGCAAACCATTCACGCCTGTCAGGAAGCAGCGTTCATGAAAATCCATATTTTTCCTTTCAGTGCAAGAAAGGGTACTCCTGCTGCGACTTATGAAAATCAAATTTCCCCTGAAGTTCGCCAGAACCGCTGTCAACAATTAGCAGAAATCGAACGGAGCTTAGCAAAGAATTTCTATCAAACGTTAATAGATCAAAATCTACAAATCCTTGTTGAACGAGAATCTGAAGACCGCTCAGGATGGGTACGTGGTACTGACCGCTGGTATGCTCCCGTAGAATGCCGTGGCTCTAAGGTTGACATTGGCAAATTTGTGAATGCATTTGGCGCCAGAGCGCACCGTGAATACCTCGAAGCAGAACGAATTTTCTAA
- a CDS encoding zinc-binding dehydrogenase: MTQTAVVNYAPEANSVELQDIPIPDFGADEVLLEVSAVGVCGSDLHQWTADHSWPVNYPVVLGHEFAGTVYKTGSLIKNWSEGDRVVSETAAVIDLDNPMSREGRYNLDPTRKGFGYGVNGAMTRFVRVPARCLHRVPDRLPLERAALTEPCCVAFNAVVMNGEIQPGDRVVVFGPGPIGLLCAAMARLQGAEVAVVGLERDKGRLEIAERFYGCQPIIDGLDEWAMETDGLGVNGVVDAAGVSITLKKSLDIVRPGGWISKVGWGPQPLGFSLDPLVQKNIRLQGSFSHNWPIWERVIRLLTTGQLNIEPIIGGTWSLNEWHTAFKIMHSGEIVKAVLTP; the protein is encoded by the coding sequence ATGACACAAACGGCTGTTGTGAATTATGCACCTGAGGCAAATTCGGTTGAGCTACAAGATATTCCAATTCCTGATTTCGGAGCAGACGAAGTGCTGCTGGAAGTTTCTGCCGTTGGAGTTTGTGGCAGCGATCTCCATCAATGGACGGCCGACCATAGTTGGCCTGTGAATTACCCAGTTGTACTCGGTCATGAATTTGCAGGAACCGTTTATAAAACAGGAAGCCTGATTAAAAATTGGTCAGAAGGAGATCGCGTTGTGAGTGAAACAGCAGCGGTGATCGACTTGGATAATCCGATGTCTCGAGAAGGCCGTTACAATCTGGACCCAACACGAAAAGGCTTTGGATACGGCGTCAACGGTGCAATGACTCGATTCGTACGCGTTCCAGCACGCTGTCTTCATCGCGTCCCCGATCGCTTACCATTAGAAAGAGCGGCACTTACTGAACCCTGCTGTGTTGCCTTTAATGCTGTGGTAATGAATGGAGAGATTCAACCGGGCGACCGTGTCGTCGTGTTTGGACCTGGCCCGATAGGTTTACTTTGTGCAGCCATGGCACGACTACAGGGCGCTGAAGTTGCTGTTGTTGGTCTGGAACGAGATAAAGGACGTTTGGAAATTGCCGAACGCTTCTACGGTTGCCAACCCATAATTGACGGGCTCGATGAGTGGGCTATGGAAACAGATGGTCTAGGCGTGAACGGCGTAGTCGATGCAGCCGGTGTCTCTATTACACTAAAAAAGTCTTTGGACATTGTGCGACCGGGTGGCTGGATCAGCAAAGTAGGTTGGGGGCCTCAGCCCTTGGGGTTTTCTTTAGATCCCTTGGTACAAAAAAACATCAGGTTGCAAGGCAGCTTCAGCCACAATTGGCCCATTTGGGAGCGTGTTATTCGACTGCTGACAACGGGCCAGTTAAACATAGAGCCGATCATTGGTGGAACTTGGTCATTAAATGAATGGCACACTGCTTTTAAAATCATGCATTCCGGGGAAATTGTGAAAGCAGTACTGACCCCATAA
- a CDS encoding lysophospholipid acyltransferase family protein, producing the protein MKIQSRTLLSVLNSLIVVIIRLIFKTTRLEFVGDSIDRCPFADTGSDRYLYSVWHDSVIPPLFCAVEHNSVALISQHRDADTIEAMLKAAGMGAIRGSTTRGGASAIKKLIKLAEGKHIVITPDGPRGPHHKMKPGIIFLASHSGRSVIPTAFTATRYWKFQGSWTSIWIPKPFSKVYYLVGQPIPVPQNISREEMDYYTELVQTKMEDLERELNQLFSDKKDDEDCETVSFKKAA; encoded by the coding sequence TTGAAAATTCAGAGTCGAACTTTATTAAGCGTTCTCAATTCTTTGATTGTTGTCATAATCCGATTGATCTTCAAGACCACGCGTCTTGAGTTCGTCGGCGATAGTATTGATCGTTGTCCATTTGCTGATACAGGGAGCGACCGCTACCTATACAGTGTCTGGCACGACTCTGTCATTCCACCACTTTTTTGCGCTGTGGAACATAACAGTGTGGCGCTCATCAGTCAGCATCGAGATGCTGATACGATTGAAGCAATGTTAAAAGCCGCCGGTATGGGGGCAATCCGTGGCTCTACCACTCGGGGAGGAGCCAGTGCGATCAAAAAATTAATCAAGTTGGCAGAGGGGAAACATATCGTCATTACCCCTGATGGCCCACGAGGGCCTCATCATAAGATGAAGCCCGGTATTATTTTTTTAGCGTCTCATTCAGGGCGATCAGTCATTCCGACTGCATTTACAGCGACACGCTATTGGAAATTCCAGGGAAGCTGGACAAGTATCTGGATTCCGAAACCATTTTCCAAAGTCTATTATCTTGTCGGACAACCCATCCCAGTTCCGCAAAATATTTCTCGTGAAGAGATGGACTATTACACAGAACTAGTTCAGACAAAAATGGAAGATCTGGAACGCGAACTAAATCAGCTTTTTTCAGACAAGAAAGATGATGAAGACTGCGAAACCGTTTCTTTCAAGAAAGCTGCCTGA
- a CDS encoding orotidine 5'-phosphate decarboxylase / HUMPS family protein, with amino-acid sequence MKPIVQISLDLTNIHEALETAAMAIRAGVDWLEAGTPLILAEGLNCVRELRAQFPETPIVADLKTMDGGYLEAEMMAQAGATHVVVMSRAHAETIHCVVKAGKDHGVKVMGDNLADDMVSAARKLEDLGCDYVVHHVGYDERRGIAARGERMPSPLDQLKEVVEAINIPVQAVGGLSLEQAIRTPEYGAPLVVLGAPLTIDADSFKTASGNLEDSLKLICEKVHAYGDVPIGGQ; translated from the coding sequence ATGAAGCCAATCGTACAAATCTCATTAGATCTGACCAACATACATGAAGCCCTGGAAACAGCGGCGATGGCGATACGAGCTGGTGTAGATTGGCTAGAAGCAGGAACTCCCTTAATTCTTGCCGAAGGCTTAAATTGTGTTCGGGAACTCAGAGCACAATTTCCGGAAACGCCCATAGTTGCAGACTTAAAAACAATGGATGGTGGTTATCTTGAAGCAGAAATGATGGCACAGGCAGGTGCAACCCATGTTGTTGTGATGTCGCGTGCTCATGCAGAAACCATCCACTGTGTCGTCAAGGCCGGTAAAGATCATGGCGTCAAAGTCATGGGAGACAACCTCGCTGATGACATGGTCTCAGCAGCCAGGAAGCTGGAAGACCTGGGCTGTGACTATGTAGTTCATCATGTCGGCTACGATGAACGCCGTGGGATTGCTGCCAGGGGAGAACGAATGCCAAGCCCGTTAGACCAATTAAAAGAAGTTGTGGAAGCGATCAATATACCCGTTCAGGCAGTAGGAGGGCTCTCATTGGAACAAGCCATCAGGACACCAGAGTACGGTGCCCCACTTGTCGTACTGGGAGCACCACTTACCATTGATGCCGATTCGTTCAAAACCGCCTCTGGGAATCTGGAAGACTCATTAAAATTAATCTGCGAAAAAGTACATGCTTACGGCGATGTTCCAATTGGAGGACAATAA